A window of Primulina tabacum isolate GXHZ01 chromosome 4, ASM2559414v2, whole genome shotgun sequence contains these coding sequences:
- the LOC142543143 gene encoding uncharacterized protein LOC142543143: MVLSRHPTIRSGEYLEGMLSEHLGGKAKLKAHKGASARLVLVLTCLQFAFAVYATFLLYYMSPMVDLKTKPDFSWATHIARQWKHFIATPHVVSHYEAPNPFVQGKVSPSEVCEHESIDFVQKKSNDAVMIKLKRQLYQEVLDFQSKNIGTETLSQLMAMKSKWDLKGSNVPKVTVILNHFKRKTLCAQLDTLLHQTLPFHHVWVLSFGSPNEKSLKMIVDSYNHSRISFISSSYDFKYYGRFQMALQTEADLVYILDDDMIPGKKMLQILSHVAGTEKYKNSVLGSIGRILPFRQKDFTFPSYRKFRSKEAGLYLPDPAYDITIDNVVQVDFLSSSWFLSAELVKTLFIETPFTFMTGEDLHLSYQLQKYRNAGSFVLPVDPKDKETWGDSEHRLAYVSETTVIFKDIVQVRDDQWWKALSTGYVTQWAAMYPQKIDALFYAHSVAEVKALAPLLEKFRTTVGKKAYIVISGGKFCPCEDAAAALHWPKVVCKERRFKIFDLGIGFLSELSNSEVPVVQGVYASMKGVIKIHNPSVVIAVSDIEPNVKKALTMALEANRNGSTLVLLPRSSLSKVLWIADLRSTALPNWNRMRISISIITQNRAASLTRLLKSLTDAFYVGDEVRISVNVDSKVDEETLKLIDSFEWPHGPKTLRRRIIQGGLIRAVSESWYPSSDDDFGLLLEDDIEVSPYYYLWIKYALLAYHYDPQVSLPELSSISLYTPKLVEVVKERPRWNATEFFKHIHPNTPYLHQLPCSWGAVFFPKQWREFYAYMNMRFTEDAKQNPVQIPKSRTNGWQASWKKFLIDMMYIRGYVSLYPNFPNQASFSTNHMEPGAHISAKDNVVRHDKGDFEVPLLKQDFRTLLPNGKLPPASKLPSLSLFNQAVSLKGLKAAGAKLGQDVLKCSTTEVVAVNQVTGLPSHCAKF; the protein is encoded by the exons ATGGTGTTATCCAGGCATCCGACCATCAGAAGTGGAGAGTATCTGGAAGGAATGTTAAGCGAACACCTAGGAGGAAAGGCTAAGTTGAAGGCACATAAGGGTGCCTCAGCTCGACTTGTCTTGGTCTTAACGTGTTTACAGTTTGCCTTTGCAGTTTACGCCACATTTCTTCTGTATTACATGAGTCCCATGGTAGACTTGAAAACAAAACCGGACTTTTCTTGGGCTACCCATATAGCACGACAATGGAAACATTTCATTGCCACACCTCATGTTGTGAGTCATTATGAAGCACCCAACCCGTTTGTCCAAGGTAAAGTTAGTCCGTCAGAAGTTTGTGAGCATGAAAGCATAGATTTTGTGCAGAAGAAATCTAATGATGCAGTGATGATCAAGTTGAAGAGGCAACTTTATCAGGAAGTGTTGGATTTTCAATCCAAAAACATCGGAACCGAGACTCTTTCCCAGTTAATGGCCATGAAATCCAAGTGGGATTTAAAGGGTTCAAATGTCCCCAAAGTTACTGTGATTTTGAATCATTTTAAACGAAAAACATTATGTGCACAGCTCGATACTTTGCTTCATCAAACACTTCCATTTCATCATGTTTGGGTACTTTCATTCGGTAGTCCTAATGAAAAATCATTGAAAATGATTGTTGATAGCTATAACCACTCAAGAATCAGTTTCATTAGCTCCAGCTATGATTTCAAGTACTATGGGAGATTCCAAATGGCTTTACAAACAGAAGCTGACCTTGTGTATATACTTGATGATGACATGATACCGGGGAAAAAGATGCTACAGATTTTATCACACGTAGCAGGGACCGAAAAGTACAAGAACTCGGTTCTAGGCAGTATTGGGAGGATCTTGCCTTTCCGACAGAAGGATTTTACATTTCCGAGCTATAGAAAGTTCCGGTCCAAAGAAGCTGGGCTTTATTTGCCTGATCCTGCATATGACATCACAATTGACAATGTTGTTCAGGTTGATTTTCTTTCTAGTTCGTGGTTTCTGTCTGCTGAGCTTGTTAAAACGCTTTTCATTGAAACACCATTTACTTTCATGACCGGAGAAGATTTGCATTTGAG CTATCAGCTTCAAAAGTACAGAAATGCCGGTTCATTTGTGCTGCCCGTTGATCCAAAGGACAAAGAAACCTGGGGAGACAGTGAACATCGGCTTGCTTATGTATCTGAAACGACAGTAATCTTCAAAGACATCGTCCAAGTTAGAGATGATCAATGGTGGAAAGCCCTTTCCACTGGTTACGTAACACAATGGGCAGCAATGTATCCTCAAAAGATTGATGCACTTTTCTATGCTCATTCTGTTGCAGAAGTTAAAGCTCTAGCGCCTCTACTTGAAAAGTTCAGAACGACTGTTGGGAAAAAGGCCTACATTGTCATCTCAGGTGGAAAATTCTGCCCTTGTGAAGATGCGGCAGCAGCTTTACATTGGCCTAAGGTTGTGTGTAAAGAGAGACGATTCAAGATTTTTGACTTGGGAATCGGTTTTTTATCTGAGCTTTCGAATTCCGAGGTGCCTGTTGTGCAAGGTGTTTATGCTAGCATGAAAGGAGTTATCAAGATTCACAACCCGAGTGTAGTGATTGCAGTTTCTGATATCGAACCAAATGTCAAAAAGGCTTTGACAATGGCACTAGAGGCTAACAGAAATGGTTCAACTTTGGTTCTTTTACCAAGATCTTCTTTGTCAAAGGTTCTTTGGATTGCTGATCTTCGATCCACGGCGTTACCTA ATTGGAACCGTATGAGGATATCTATAAGCATCATCACTCAGAACCGGGCTGCTTCACTTACAAGACTTCTGAAGTCTCTCACTGATGCGTTCTACGTAGGAGATGAGGTTCGGATTTCAGTGAATGTCGATAGCAAAGTAGACGAGGAAACTCTTAAACTAATAGATTCCTTCGAATGGCCACACGGGCCAAAAACTCTACGTAGACGAATCATCCAAGGAGGGCTCATTCGAGCCGTGAGTGAGAGCTGGTATCCATCCTCGGACGATGATTTTGGTCTACTACTCGAGGATGACATTGAAGTCTCCCCTTACTATTACTTATGGATCAAATATGCCCTTTTGGCATATCACTACGACCCTCAAGTATCTCTACCCGAGCTCTCCTCGATCTCACTCTACACCCCAAAATTAGTTGAAGTGGTGAAAGAACGGCCTAGATGGAATGCCACCGAGTTCTTTAAACATATCCATCCAAACACGCCATATCTCCATCAGTTACCCTGCAGTTGGGGCGCAGTTTTCTTCCCAAAACAATGGAGGGAATTCTATGCTTACATGAACATGAGATTCACAGAGGACGCCAAGCAAAATCCAGTCCAAATCCCAAAATCAAGAACAAATGGATGGCAAGCTTCTTGGAAGAAGTTTCTTATCGACATGATGTACATAAGAGGCTATGTTAGCCTGTACCCCAACTTTCCGAACCAAGCTAGTTTTTCGACCAATCACATGGAGCCGGGGGCTCATATCAGCGCAAAAGACAACGTCGTGAGGCACGACAAGGGCGATTTTGAGGTGCCACTATTGAAGCAAGACTTCAGGACTTTGTTACCAAATGGGAAATTACCTCCGGCTTCGAAGTTACCTTCATTGAGTCTGTTTAATCAGGCTGTGTCTTTGAAGGGTTTGAAGGCCGCAGGAGCGAAGTTGGGGCAAGATGTCCTTAAATGCAGCACAACAGAAGTTGTGGCTGTTAATCAAGTAACTGGTCTACCTTCACACTGTGCTAAATTTTAA